A window of Pelomonas sp. SE-A7 genomic DNA:
TGGGGCAGCGTCGCCCGCATCCTGCTGCTGGACCAGCTGACCCGCAACGCCTTCCGCGGCACGGCGCGTTCGTTTGCTGGCGACGCCCTGGCGCTGAAAACCAGCCTGGCCTTGCTGGACGGTGGTCAGTATGCCCAGCTGGGCACGCTGCAACGCTGGTTCGCGCTGATGCCACTGGAGCATGCCGAAGACCTCGCGCTGCAAGACCGCTCGGTGGCCGAGTTCCGCAAGCTCGCCGCCGAAGACCTGCGGCTGCAGGGCGCGTTCGACTATGCAATCAAGCACCGTGAGGTGATCCAGCGCTTCGGCCGCTTCCCGCACCGCAATGCCATCCTCGGCCGGACCAGCACCGTCGAGGAGCTGGATTACCTGGCTCAGCCGGGCGCCGGTTTCTAGCGCGGCTCGCGTTCCTGCAGCACCCGCCACAGCACCTTGCCGGCGCCGCTCTTGGGCAGGCTGTCCACGAACTCGACGATGCGCGGCACCTTGTAGGCCGCCATGTGCTCGCGTGACCAGGCCATGAGGTCCTCGGCCGTGGTCTTGCCCTTGGCCTCGGCCCGCAAGACGACCACGGCTTTGACCGTCTCGCCGCGGTACTCGTCCTTGGCCGAGATGATGCAGGCCTCCTGCACGGCCGGGTTCTTGTACAGCAGCAGCTCCACTTCGCTGGGCCAGACCTTGTAGCCGCTGGCATTGATCATCCGCTTGAGCCGGTCGGTGATGAAGAAGTAGCCCTCCTCGTCCATGCGGCCCAGGTCGCCGGTGCGGAAGAACTGCTTGCCCTCGATCTCGATGAAGGCCGCTTCGGTCGCGGCCGGCTGGCGCCAGTAGCCCTTGAACACCATGGGTCCGTGCGAGACGATTTCGCCCACCTCGCCCACGGGCATCTCTTCCAGCGTCACCGGATCGATGACCCGCGAGTCGACGCCGTAGATGCCAATGCCCAGGCATTGCAGCTTGACCCGCTCGGGCGGGTTGCCATGGGTGGGCGCAGCCGTCTCGGTCAGGCCATAGCCCTCGGCAAAACTCAGGCCGAACTCCTGCTGAAGCCGCTCGGCCACGGCCGCGGGCATGGCGGCGCCACCACCGCTGAGGTACTTGAGGCTGGACAGGTCAAAGCTCTTGTAGTTGGGGCTGGCGAACAGGTCGATGATCATGGTCGGAATGCAGGTCCAGTGCGTGACCTTGCGCAGCGAGATCAGCCGCCCGGCCAGTTCGCGGTCCCAGCGCGGCATCACGACCACGGTGGCGCCGAGGAAGATCGGCCCCAGCACGCCATAGAGCAGGCCGGTGATGTGAAACATGGGCACGACCGCCAGGCTGACCGATTCCGCCGAGGCATAGCCCCAAAGGCCGCCGCCCACGCAGTTGGACATCAGCGTGCGGTTGGTGTGCATGCAGCCCTTGGGCAGGCCGGTCGTGCCCGAGGTGTAGGGCAGCAAGGCCAGATCGTCGGGGCCATGCGTCTGCGCGCCCGGCCGCAAGCCGGCCGCCAGCGCATCCGTCCAACGCGCGGCGCCGTCTGGCAGCGGATGCTCAGCCTGCAGCCATTGCTTCATCGGTTCGGGCAGGCCCAGTTCGTCGGGGATGCCGCCTGGCGGCAGGCAGTCGGCATAGCGGGTCACCAGCAGGCGCGCCTGCTTTTCTGCCGGCAGCTTCGAATTGGCGGCGGCCACGATGCCGGCCAGGTCGGCACTGCAGATGACCAGGCGGGTCTCGGGGTCGCTCAGGTAGTGGCCGAACTCCTCGGCCCGGTTCATGGGGTTCACCGGCACCATCACGGCATCGGCCCGGTTGATCGCGTAGAAGGCGATCAGGAACTGAGGGCAGTTCTGCAGATAGAGCGCCACCCGGTCGCCCTCGGCCACGCCGTGGGCCTGCATCCAGCCGGCCAAGGCCAGGGCGGCATCGCGCAACTGCCCGTAGCTGATGCTTTGGCCGCAGTAGTAGATGGCCGGCTTGTGCGGATAGCGCGCTGCCGCCACCTCCAGGTTGAACCAGAGCGTGGTCTCGGGAATGGCCAGTTCGCGGGGCAGGCGCTTGGGCCAATGGCTGGTCTGCGCCAAGCGCTGGGGACTCGTGCTGCTCATTGCTTGTCTCCGTGCTGTCCGGGCTTTCGGTCATTCTTGCCGCCCCCGCCATCGTGCGCCTGTCGCTGACTGGACAGAAGCGACCCCAGGGTTACACCCGGTTTTTGACAGAAAATGCCGGATCTCTTCCCCCTAGCCCGCCATGTCCACCATTCTTCAGCACCTCCCCGTCGGCCAGAAGGTCGGCATCGCCTTCTCTGGCGGCCTCGACACCAGCGCCGCCCTGCACTGGATGCGCCTGAAGGGCGCTCTGCCCTACGCCTACACGGCCAACCTGGGCCAGCCCGACGAGCCGGACTATGACGAGATCCCGCGCAAGGCCATGCAGTACGGTGCCGAGAAAGCCGTGCTGGTGGACTGCCGCGCACAGCTGGCCCATGAAGGCATTGCCGCCCTGCAGGCCGGCGCCTTCCACATCAGCACCGGCGGCATCACCTACTTCAACACCACGCCGCTGGGCCGTGCCGTCACCGGCACCATGCTGGTCGCGGCCATGAGGGAAGACGACGTCAACATCTGGGGCGACGGTTCGACCTTCAAGGGCAACGACATCGAGCGCTTCTACCGCTACGGCCTGCTGACCAACCCGGCGCTCAAGATCTACAAGCCCTGGCTGGACCAACTCTTCATCGACGAGCTGGGCGGCCGCGCCGAGATGTCGGCCTTCATGAACAAGGCCGGCTTCGGCTACAAGATGTCGGCCGAGAAGGCCTACTCGACCGACTCCAACATGCTCGGCGCCACGCACGAGGCCAAGGACCTGGAGCACCTGAACTCGGGCATCAAGATCGTCAACCCCATCATGGGCGTGGCCTTCTGGAAGGACGACGTGGTCGTCAAGGCCGAAGAGGTCACCGTGCGCTTCGAGGAAGGCGTGCCGGTGGCGCTGAACGGCGTCGAGTACCGCGACCCCGTGGCCCTGATCCTGGAAGCCAACCGCATCGGCGGCCGCCATGGCCTCGGCATGAGCGACCAGATCGAGAACCGCATCATCGAAGCCAAGAGCCGCGGCATCTATGAAGCCCCGGGTCTGGCGCTCCTGCACATCGCCTACGAGCGCCTGGTCACCGGCATCCACAACGAAGACACGATCGAGCAGTACCGCATGAACGGCCTGAAGCTGGGCCGCCTGCTCTACCAGGGCCGCTGGTTCGACCCGCAGGCCATCATGCTGCGCGAAACCGCCCAGCGCTGGGTGGCGCGCGCCATCACAGGTGAAGTCGCGCTGGAACTGCGCCGCGGCAACGACTACTCGCTGCTCGACACCAGGAGCCCCAACCTGACCTACAAGCCCGAGCGGCTGTCGATGGAAAAGGTCGAGGATGCGCCCTTCTCGCCGCTGGACCGCATCGGCCAGCTGACCATGCGCAACCTGGACATCGTCGACACCCGCGACAAGCTGCGCACCTACACCCAGGCCGGCCTGCTGACCTCGGGCGGCGCCAACAGCCTGCCGCAACTCAAGGGCAAAGACTGATCCCACGCCGGTTCGCCGGCGGTCAGAATCGCCGTCGCCCGGCCACAAAGGCCGACGAGGGAGGGGCGATGAAGAAGATCCAGTTGTCCGCAGTCCTGCTGGCCAGCCTGTGGCTGGTCGGCGTCCAGGCCCAGGAAGCGGCCCGTCCCGCTGAGGCGACCGCCTCGGCGCCAGCGGAGCGAGCAAGACCAGCCAGCGCAGCTATGGAGCGCCAGGTGGCGGCGGAATCCGCCGTCCACTCGACGGGCCAAGTCACCATCAAGGGCAAGCCCGTGCCCTACAAGGTCACGGCCGGCACCCAGCCGGTCTGGGACAAGGACGGCAAGCTCGTTGCCTCTCTGTTCTACACCTACTACCAGCGCACCGACGTCACAAACAAGGACCTGCGGCCGCTGGTCATGTCCTTCAACGGCGGCCCGGGTTCGGCCTCGGTGTGGATGCACATCGCCTACACCGGCCCCAAGGTCCTGAACATCGACGCCGAGGGCTATCCGCTGCAGCCCTATGGGGTCAAAGACAACCCGCATTCCATCCTCGATGTGGCCGACATCCTCTACATCGACCCGGTCAACACCGGCTTCTCGCGCGTCCTTGACCCGAAGACCGACCGCAAGTTCTTCTTCGGCGTGAACGCCGACATCTCGTATCTCGCCGAATGGCTGGGTGCCTTCGTCTCGCGCCAGGGACGCTGGCAGTCGCCCAAGTATTTGATCGGCGAAAGCTACGGCACGAACCGGGTGTCAGGTCTTGCCAAGGAGCTGCAGAACAGCCACTGGATGTACCTGAACGGTGTCATCCTGGTCTCGCCCACGGGCCTCGGCATCAAGCGTGAAGGCCCCGTGCGCGACGCGCTCAGCCTGCCCTACTACGCGGCCACCGCCTGGCACCACAAGGTCCTGCCGGCCGACCTGCAACAGCGCGACCTGATGCCGGTGCTGGCCGAGGTCGAGGCCTTCACGCTGAACGAGTTCATCCCGGCACTCGCCAAGGGCGGCTTCATCGACCCAGAGCAGCGCAAAGCGATGGCCGCCAAGATCGCGCGCTATTCGGGCTTGTCGGAGACCACGGTGCTGCAGCACAACCTGGCCGTGCCGCCCTCCTATTTCTGGAAAGACCTGCTGCGCACCCGCGGCCAGACCGTGGGCCGGCTGGACTCGCGCTACCTCGGCATCGACCGCATCGAGGCCGGCAGCGGCCCCGACTACAACGCCGAGCTCACCTCCTGGCTGCACTCTTTCACGCCAGCGATCAACCACTACCTGCGTGAGACGCTGAAGTACAAGACCGACCTGAAGTACAACCTGTTCGGCCCAGTCCATCCCTGGGACAACAGCGACGACCAGACCGGCGAGAACCTGCGCCTGGCCATGGCGCAGAACCCGTACCTGCGCCTGCTGGTGCAGTCGGGCTACTACGACGGTGCCACCACCTATTTCGACGCCAAGTACACGATGTGGCAGCTGGATCCCAGCGGCCGCATGAAGGACCGCATGGACTTCAAGGGCTACCGCAGCGGCCACATGATGTATCTGCGCTCGGAGGACCTGGCCAGCTCGAACGAACACCTGCGTGAGTTCATCAGGAAAGCCACGCCGGCCCCTGGCCAAGCGGCGAAGTACTAGACGAACCGATCAAACAACGACGGGCTCCGGCTCCAGCCGGATGCCGAAGCGGCCGTACACGCTTTCCTGGATGGCCCGCGCCAGCGTCACCACCTCGGCGCCGCGGGCCTCGCCCTTGTTGACCAGGACCAGGGCCTGTTTCTCGTAGACCGCGGCGCCGCCCACGCTCTTGCCCTTCCAGCCGCAGGCGTCGATCAGCCAGCCGGCGGCCAATTTCACCGTGCCGTCGGGCATGGGGTAATGGACGATGTGCGGATCGCGGCCGATGATGTCGCGGCACTGGTCTTCGCTGACCACAGGGTTCTTGAAGAAACTGCCGGCGTTTCCGATCACGGCCGGATCGGGCAGCTTGGCACGGCGGATGGCGCAGACCCACTCGAAGATCTGCCTGGCATCCGGTGCGGAGATGCCGGTCTCCTGCATCTTGCGTTCCAGGTCCAGGTAGCCCAGCACCGGCACCCAGGGCTTGGGGCAGCGCAGCAGCACCTTGGTTATCACGCTCTTGCCGGCCAGGCCGCCGAAGCCGGTGTGCTTGAAGACCGAGTCGCGGTAGCCGAACTTGCAGACCTCGGCCGGCAGCACGGCCTTGCGGCCGGTCACGAGGTCGACGACCTCGACCGCTTCCAACCGGTCTTTCAGCTCGATGCCGTAGGCGCCTATGTTCTGCACCGGGGCCGCGCCGGTGGTGCCGGGAATCAGGGCCAGGTTCTCAAGGCCCGGGTAGCCCTGCTCGATGCTCCAGGCCACGGCCTCATGCCAAGGCACGCCGGCGCCGACCTCCAGGATCCAGGCATCCGGGCGCTCCTCGCGCAAACGGACGCCCTGGATTTCCATCTTCAGGACCACCGGCTCCATGTCGCGCGTCAGCACCAGATTGCTGCCGCCGCCCAGCACGAACTTGGGCGCCAGGCCCAGTTCCGGGTGGTCCACGACCCGCCGCACATCGGCCTCGCTGCGGATGCGCACCAGGCGCCGGGCGGTCGCCGGCAGGCCAAAAGTGTTGTAGGGCTTGAGGTTGACGTCGAATTCGACGGCAATTGCCTGCCCATTCGGGGGGTTCACAGCAGGGGTCGACATGGCAGAATTTTCAGGCAAATTCCCCCTCCTCCCGGAACAAAGACAGCAATGCCCAGTTTTGACACCGTCCTCGAGCCCGACATGGTCGAGATCCGCAATGGCGTGGACAACAGCGCCAAGGAACTCGCCACCCGTTTCGATTTCAAGGGCACCAGCGCCCGCATCGAACTCAAGGACAAGGAAATCTCGCTGCATGGCGACAGCGATTTCCAGCTGGAGCAGATCACGGCCGTGCTGATCGACAAGCTGACCAAGCGCAAGGTCGCCATCACCTACCTCGACATGGACGCCAAGATCGAGAAGATGGGCGGCGACAAGGTCAAGCAGGTCTTCAATGTCAAGGCCGGCATCGAATCCGACCTGGCCAAGAAGATCACCGGCGCGATCAAGAACAGCAAGCTCAAGGTCCAGGGTTCCATCCAGGGCGATGCCGTGCGCATCACCGGCAAGAACCGCGACGACCTGCAGGCCGCCATCGCCCTGCTGAAGAAAGAGTTCGCAGACACGCCGCTGAGCTACGACAACTTCCGCGACTGATAGCGACCCACCTGCCATGCGCACCAACGCCCTGCTTCGCCGGTCCGCCCTGATACTCGCCCTGCTGGCGAGCCAGGCCTGCCCGGCCCAGTCCGTGGCCTTCAATGGCAGCCTGGGCAGCAAGGCGGCGCTGCTGATGATCGACGGCGAAGCGCGTACGGTGCAAGTCGGGCAGACGGTCAACGGCGTCAAGCTGACCGCGCTGAACGAGGATCGGGCCACGGTCGAGGTCGATGGCCGCCGCCAGGTGCTGGTGCTGGGCGCAACGCCCGGCCGCATCGGCCGCCCGGCCTCCGCCGAGATCAACCGACAGATGATCGTGCTGGCCTCCGGGCCCGGCGGCCATTTCACGCCGGCAGGCACGATCAACGGCCATGTCACGCAGTTCCTGGTCGATACCGGCGCCACCTCGGTGTCCATCACTCAGGCCGAAGCCGACCGCATAGGCCTGCGCTACCGCGAAGGCCGCCGCATCCTGACCCAGACGGCCAACGGCACGGTGCCGGCCCACCTGACCCTGATCGACTCGCTGCGAATTGGCGATGTCGAGGTGCGCAATGTCGAAGCTATCGTCATTCCCGGCCAGATGAGCCATGTGTTGCTGGGCAACAGCTTCCTGACCCGCTTTCAGATGAAGCGCGAGAACGATGTGATGACCCTGGTGCTGCGATACTGACGCAGCCCGCCCGATCGGGCCCCTATCGCCACCACACAAGGCTGCCTCGATGCGACGAGAGTCTCCCCGCCGCTTTGCCACGCTGTACCACGCCATCCCCTTGATCGCGGCCCTGCTGGCAGCGCATCCGGCGCAGGCGGCAGACACCGCCAAAGCCTCCAAGTTCTACGAAGACGCGCTGCGCCGCTACGAGCGCAAGGACATGGCGGGCGCCGTGGTCCAACTCAAGAATGCCCTGCAGGTTGACCGGACCATCCTCCAGGTCCATGTCCTGCTAGGCAAGGCCTTGCTCGCTCAAGGCGATCTGGCAGCGGCCGAGGTCGAGCTGGTGGAATCGCTGCGACTCGGTGTCGATCG
This region includes:
- the murB gene encoding UDP-N-acetylmuramate dehydrogenase → MAVEFDVNLKPYNTFGLPATARRLVRIRSEADVRRVVDHPELGLAPKFVLGGGSNLVLTRDMEPVVLKMEIQGVRLREERPDAWILEVGAGVPWHEAVAWSIEQGYPGLENLALIPGTTGAAPVQNIGAYGIELKDRLEAVEVVDLVTGRKAVLPAEVCKFGYRDSVFKHTGFGGLAGKSVITKVLLRCPKPWVPVLGYLDLERKMQETGISAPDARQIFEWVCAIRRAKLPDPAVIGNAGSFFKNPVVSEDQCRDIIGRDPHIVHYPMPDGTVKLAAGWLIDACGWKGKSVGGAAVYEKQALVLVNKGEARGAEVVTLARAIQESVYGRFGIRLEPEPVVV
- a CDS encoding YajQ family cyclic di-GMP-binding protein; amino-acid sequence: MPSFDTVLEPDMVEIRNGVDNSAKELATRFDFKGTSARIELKDKEISLHGDSDFQLEQITAVLIDKLTKRKVAITYLDMDAKIEKMGGDKVKQVFNVKAGIESDLAKKITGAIKNSKLKVQGSIQGDAVRITGKNRDDLQAAIALLKKEFADTPLSYDNFRD
- a CDS encoding retropepsin-like aspartic protease, with the translated sequence MRTNALLRRSALILALLASQACPAQSVAFNGSLGSKAALLMIDGEARTVQVGQTVNGVKLTALNEDRATVEVDGRRQVLVLGATPGRIGRPASAEINRQMIVLASGPGGHFTPAGTINGHVTQFLVDTGATSVSITQAEADRIGLRYREGRRILTQTANGTVPAHLTLIDSLRIGDVEVRNVEAIVIPGQMSHVLLGNSFLTRFQMKRENDVMTLVLRY
- a CDS encoding carboxypeptidase, yielding MKKIQLSAVLLASLWLVGVQAQEAARPAEATASAPAERARPASAAMERQVAAESAVHSTGQVTIKGKPVPYKVTAGTQPVWDKDGKLVASLFYTYYQRTDVTNKDLRPLVMSFNGGPGSASVWMHIAYTGPKVLNIDAEGYPLQPYGVKDNPHSILDVADILYIDPVNTGFSRVLDPKTDRKFFFGVNADISYLAEWLGAFVSRQGRWQSPKYLIGESYGTNRVSGLAKELQNSHWMYLNGVILVSPTGLGIKREGPVRDALSLPYYAATAWHHKVLPADLQQRDLMPVLAEVEAFTLNEFIPALAKGGFIDPEQRKAMAAKIARYSGLSETTVLQHNLAVPPSYFWKDLLRTRGQTVGRLDSRYLGIDRIEAGSGPDYNAELTSWLHSFTPAINHYLRETLKYKTDLKYNLFGPVHPWDNSDDQTGENLRLAMAQNPYLRLLVQSGYYDGATTYFDAKYTMWQLDPSGRMKDRMDFKGYRSGHMMYLRSEDLASSNEHLREFIRKATPAPGQAAKY
- the argG gene encoding argininosuccinate synthase yields the protein MSTILQHLPVGQKVGIAFSGGLDTSAALHWMRLKGALPYAYTANLGQPDEPDYDEIPRKAMQYGAEKAVLVDCRAQLAHEGIAALQAGAFHISTGGITYFNTTPLGRAVTGTMLVAAMREDDVNIWGDGSTFKGNDIERFYRYGLLTNPALKIYKPWLDQLFIDELGGRAEMSAFMNKAGFGYKMSAEKAYSTDSNMLGATHEAKDLEHLNSGIKIVNPIMGVAFWKDDVVVKAEEVTVRFEEGVPVALNGVEYRDPVALILEANRIGGRHGLGMSDQIENRIIEAKSRGIYEAPGLALLHIAYERLVTGIHNEDTIEQYRMNGLKLGRLLYQGRWFDPQAIMLRETAQRWVARAITGEVALELRRGNDYSLLDTRSPNLTYKPERLSMEKVEDAPFSPLDRIGQLTMRNLDIVDTRDKLRTYTQAGLLTSGGANSLPQLKGKD
- a CDS encoding long-chain fatty acid--CoA ligase; this encodes MSSTSPQRLAQTSHWPKRLPRELAIPETTLWFNLEVAAARYPHKPAIYYCGQSISYGQLRDAALALAGWMQAHGVAEGDRVALYLQNCPQFLIAFYAINRADAVMVPVNPMNRAEEFGHYLSDPETRLVICSADLAGIVAAANSKLPAEKQARLLVTRYADCLPPGGIPDELGLPEPMKQWLQAEHPLPDGAARWTDALAAGLRPGAQTHGPDDLALLPYTSGTTGLPKGCMHTNRTLMSNCVGGGLWGYASAESVSLAVVPMFHITGLLYGVLGPIFLGATVVVMPRWDRELAGRLISLRKVTHWTCIPTMIIDLFASPNYKSFDLSSLKYLSGGGAAMPAAVAERLQQEFGLSFAEGYGLTETAAPTHGNPPERVKLQCLGIGIYGVDSRVIDPVTLEEMPVGEVGEIVSHGPMVFKGYWRQPAATEAAFIEIEGKQFFRTGDLGRMDEEGYFFITDRLKRMINASGYKVWPSEVELLLYKNPAVQEACIISAKDEYRGETVKAVVVLRAEAKGKTTAEDLMAWSREHMAAYKVPRIVEFVDSLPKSGAGKVLWRVLQEREPR